The Choristoneura fumiferana chromosome 5, NRCan_CFum_1, whole genome shotgun sequence region AGCATTTTGTTATAGGTACTTGCTTCTTATTTGCTACAATTACTATACATCGACTCTTTCCTGAATTGAACATCACACATAGTAATTATACAAAACAGAAAGTTCAGGGTATCTGAGCAATTGAGTTTGATTTAGGATTCTGGTGTAGCAAGAATAGTACATTAATGCAGagaccagtaagtaagccatcctggaCGAGTAGAGGTGAGGCCATCAATGATACGAGGCCAGGATGGCGATTACTGGTCGAAGCTTGTATagagcttttctcaaaaatgatgatgatgttgataaaGGAATGACGGTGATTGTGATGTGATCATGATGGTGAGCATGatgatgttttaatgtttatttgggcacaaacggtacatggTTCTTAAAAATGAACAAATTACAATTCACATAAACCAATGAAGCTGCCACTACTTATTGattaatttaagtaaaagtaaaatgaacGGGAACAAAACTGAAAACAGGTTTGTTGGCTAAACACAAATACACACAGATACAGATAAATATATACAGAtggtgatggtggtgatgatgatgattgatgatggtgatgataatggTCGTTGATGGTTGGTAgtgatgattttgatgatgatggttgatggtgatgattgttagtgatggtgataatgactgataatgataatggttggtaataatgattttgatgatgattgtaTTGATGGTGgttgacgatgatgatgatgacgatgattgttagcctcctgagtcctgtcattttttaacaaactaacTGCTtaagacgtggttgacctgctttgttattttggataggtattatttcaaaattcttagaattctttattcaatgaacaatttaaataaataataaataaataaatatcacgggacaattcacaccaattaacctagtctcaaagtaagcttagcaaagcttgtgttatgcgtactgagcaacggataaatataattatatagatagatacatacttaaatacatattaaacacccgagaacaaacattcgcatttttcatacaaatatctgccccgacacgggaatcgaacccgggacctcaagcttcgtagtcaggttctctaaccactaggccatctggtcgtcgaatttgttctttataaagtacattcggccgttattcttagtaaGTACGCGAGGGCTCAATAGGttagtgatggtgatgatggtgatgatgatggttggtaatgatgatgatgatggtcgtagatggtgatgatgatggttggtaCTTGGTAGTGATGGtaacgatgataatgatgacacgGACCCATTTCAAAATACTAGTTAACTACACCCAACAATGCCGCTCGGCCCGGCGCTGTTTATGACTggttccaattttttttctcaaacatgacatgaatatTATACGTTGTGCTACAAATAATATGCTGAGAAGTATCgtgctgcaggcgctgcggctcgcctgcctgcgcgcggtcactctagcggcctgcaaagagatttcatacaactttgctggccgctggccggcaatgcgactgccttttgtttcaacgcgcgctctgcgacacggcctACGCCGAGTAGTACCCGCAGCCGCCgtgccagcagccagcgcgacacgtgcgcacgcaacagggcgaccaaACTAGCGTCCCGCCCACTTAAttcttggtttttattttatttcatgtcttGTTTGaaaaaagcactatacaagcctcggccggaacgtggggttgccggcctctacagtaatgtactataaaGGAACCCGttactgtccaggaagtaaatttcatacttacttcctggacagttcGAGATTACTTCCTGGACACAAGCAGCTAATCCccaggatgcgttactttctacgacgtttttgatgacgtaatggcaacatttcataccatttttgagaaatagtacatagtgagcggttagttccaaaagaatgtgacgtctctcgatgagagcgaaagcCGAAACATAGatatcgctagtgctgctgcttaagtagcgtagtggaaaaagcaacctgagatatgtgtgtgcataggagaaactcctgtccagcggtggtgtaggggttatagcacgcagcacgaattgctgaggacctgggttcgattcccagcgctggtctccttttctggtctcagtttgtattttcgatatggtttgacgggatacccgtaaaaggaacgaatttagagttgaaataaaaaaaaatacaataataatactctcaaaaaccaatcataatttgaagaGAAAGTTTGCAGGGGACTGTTCAAATTTTCCAATTAGTGGAGAAATacccaaccaacaaaaagttgcaaaaccctcgactttatcacttcaaagttcaatatctgagaaacggcagaaccgattttgataaaacatgtctaagaaccatcgctagaaaacctgctttcacataaagaaaccgcattcaaatcggtccacccgtttaagatctacggtgccatagacagtcACACACTTAACGGTCAaacacttataacaccccttttttgcgtcggggtttgaAATAAAACCACATGGCACCAGCCTTACGTACCTATACTTTGTAGAGTAGGTACTCGCCTTAGCAAAtaatgaaagaaaatgtttattcggaaaaaaaagtaataaacacAAGGTTCATCTACTATAAGTTAATCTGTGTTTCAGTTACTTACATAAGAAATAACTTATTAGCTAGAGCCACAGAAGGGTTCCGCACCATTATCCATACAAcatagacataagcaaaaaaaatcacgtttgttgtatgggagccccttaaatatttattttattctgttttttttagcatttgttgttataagCGGCCACAGCAATacttacataatctgtgaaaatttcaagtgtctaactattacggctcaagagatctCGAAGCGGATCGTGAGCGGAGTCTCAGTAGGTAATAGgattccgttggcaccctttgggtacggaaccctaaaaatggaactGAAAGGGCTGTGGCAGTTCAGCGAAGCCGTGGTACGGAACCAAAGCGCTGACTAAGCACATcgcgaggggaaatgggtaatttcacccgagttaaacactctacttttcatttcgactgtgaggaaaatgtaataagaactaaaaaaaaatgtgaataataataaaatgaatttacttatatccaacctccaacggtaccttttcgacctggccacttgccacggccgactataaaaatcgagttggtcacgaccttcacgaccaaggagcttatatacaaaactggaggttgaacgccgcacgaagaagtttgacctttattacttatttatattatattccatctcttgctttcacatttcacgaatgacttcaatctctttcttaacctaactaaagaaagagatggaatatgttcgtgacgcaataaagatcaaatttcttgttttaaacggatgttcggTGTTCAACCTCCACAGTTGTaaataagctccttggtcacgacgtgcatctagatggccatgccgaaacgtgaaaaaaaaagtgtcattgacgtaactcaattatcttcgactccgaggctaatcgaaaaattaaaaaaaaaaaaactccctagagatgaaaacgcaattttccacccggctatctacccatgaaaattaaactttccgaacaggagagatgaaaaagaaATACCTTCATCAGTGCTGAGCGGGCAGTACTTGATGGTGTGCGCACGGTCGCCGCGGGCGCCGCACCGCTTGCACACAAACTTGCGCAGCACCGGGCAGCTGACGCGTCCGTTGATGTCTTTCAGCACGTGCGAGCGGTAATACGACTCGCGCTCGCCGTTATTTTTGCAGAAGCGGCACTCCTGAGCCTTTAAAAGTTTGGTGCTGATTTGATTGAACAGGTTTAAGTAAGGCATAGGTACTCGTAACTAAAGTAAAGTCGGTCATTGAGCGCTCAAGCTTTAATAATAGTATTTGCACAGACATAACAAGTAGCCAGGATTATCAACCAGCAACTTACTCTTAGATACGGCCTTGTGGACTACGAGGTGCCTGCGCCAGTTCTAGAAAATGGTCGTGCCGcacgctctattgggatcgatctgtcatcacggactggactattgtagccaataagcTGATATCGTactgacagatcgatcaaaacgccaggcagtgctcgtcgacatcaccatcccacatgacgagaacctcgtgaaggccgagaaggacaaactcagcaagtacctacCTTGATTTGGGTCACGAGATGAccgctatgtgggatgttgactcgacgatcattgtcccgatttTTGTCTCGACCAACACCTCAAGAggctctcgctagatggctggatcaagggccagatacagaagtcggtaggtttaaataaataggtgcAAATAaataacgattacatttatttgcactatctaagccatacctacatataagtacctttaaatgtcattgatAGCACTTATTGGGGATTAGCGatagccctgtgtatcttacgcacaaattgacgcgtgtacagacatcgtcgtgcctatgtcGATTCAAGAATGCgcattttgtacggcgtggccgccgtgtgcccttaggcaaggtcccgaagatgctggcagcgtttcctctttgaatagctaagctaattctttgttcGAGGAAGCTGCCAaatcggacaaagaattagcttagctatcAAAGAGGAAACTGTCatcatcttcgggaccttgccgaAGGGGTAGGTActctttaagtaatttgttttagtgttaggttttatttttattttgtttgtacttttttatttatttatttatttaaattattatttttttgttttgtactcAGGTATTTATTTGGTACCTTTTTGTAAGTATAGGTAAGAAAAGTGCGGAAGTCATTTATAAACAAGCAATAGCCGAAAACTTTCCTAACCTCtttgaattaattaatgacTATAGTGTAGTGAGAGGCCACAATAGATGTATTTAGATCTcataacatctgcctggagaAGGAAGAGTTGGAAGTTGTATTTATGCAGCTGAGTTGGGGATTCGAACTTGGATAGCGCGATGCACGATGTGGCAGTTCCTCAATCTGATGATTACATAGCGCTGGCAGTCGCTAGGACACAAGCATAGACTGCcattatactcgtaggtatcttTGCCTTATAAAGCAATCAAACTCTGTAATCAGGATATAAGGGATCTCGCAAACTCCATGACTTACTTACTTCAGACCCTCGCATGTTTTTGGCTCTCGCCTCGTTTCGATCTTGTTCCAAGTCGCGCAGCAGGCCATAAAGTACTGCGTTAGGCAAAGAGTTCAGTACTCTTACTTGCTCTGCTGAAATTTTGCCAAGCTGAGACATTGGCGTGGTGGTGATGCCAAAATCTGAACAAAGAAAAGACTCATCATTGACTCGAAATGTTACCACACGAAAACATATAAGTAGAAACGTTTTAATAATCACCATCACAGAACTTCTTAGCAGGTGTGAAATAGTCCAAAGAAGTAGGGGTAATCCATTCAGACTTTGGGCGGGGCAAGCGCACTGCTGGCGTCGCTTCCGGTTCCGGCCACGACTTCTGACGGAGATAGACGCTAGATGGACCCATGCCAAGAAGTTCacctgaaaattaaaaaaaaacttcaaataatTGCAGTGGCAACTGGTGGGTACAGTCGTACCATTTGATTCCTCTGTCTCATCGTAAATGATAATCCCTGTCAGCTGTTAGgcaatgtgatgccgtttttCTGTGACTAAGTATTAATTAGCTCGATTGTACTTAGGTAGCAtgtatattatacaattttgaGTTCCACGGCGAGTGTAAAGATGTACTtatgaaatatgtattttttgaaGAGTCACATTCTTATTCCGACGTGAAAAGGtcgtggtaggtaggtacacctcTTAaagacaaattatttatttatttatttttgtaggttggtacctacctacctaactactTGACTATACATATCTACAACTGTGCCTACAACCACATAAAAACTTCTCTATGCACTGACTTTCTGTAGAGTACCAATACTCTTTGGTGCTGACCTGATTGGCGGGACATCTTGTCCTCCTCCGGGTTGTAAGGCGAGTCGAAACCGTTTCTCTTGAAGTCTTCCATCATGTCTTCGAGGGTGTCACGTTTCGCCACCACTAACGGACAAAATAAGTACCTGATCAGAAATACCTAGGCctgattcaatttaattttcagtttcaaattagagtaggtacctataactgTAATACAGTTGAAAAATGTCATGGCTAAACGTCCTTGGTCATGGCTTCCTTTAGCCAATTTTCATCCGCAGTCGCTAATTCCACTGGTAACCCTACTAATATAAAGTATAAATCCGTCTAAAGTCTGCAAAAGTTTGTTAGTCACGCGCTGGACGGATTAAACTTGTCGTGCGTACATAAGGAGTCAGGAGGATCAAAGGCCTtaagtatttattgtttaacacacttgaaatcacaatcgttttcaccacttacTCGTATTTCtgtcacgcgggcgaagccgtagGTTAAAGTTAAGTacttatgaaattaaatattcttATTGCAAGACCACAGTTAACaagtaatcatttattcgtgacaaaaaaagtgaaaaaaaacgaaatacaaaaataaataataataagtaatacaaaaaaaaacaattatataaaaaaacacaaaataccaaaaaaacctaaacgagaaaaaaaaatagtaataaataaaataataaaataaaatactacttaaatagtatttattaaatatgtatacaaaagaCGGAGGAgcaatatttacaatttaaaaaatccgcGGAGTTGTGCTGGGGTTGTCTCACCGCCATCCCATGACGGAACGGAGACTGTGTGGAGGACCATGTATCCAAACTGTTCAAAGactgaaaaaaaattggttAATGAATTTTGCATCTACTGTTtttactgtttgtttgttttactgGTGGCCGATAAACGTTTAACACGGCCTTCCTTGGATCTGTCATCTTATGTTTTGGAATGTCTGTGATAGACTGTAAAGTAGggtt contains the following coding sequences:
- the LOC141428106 gene encoding uncharacterized protein translates to MFKNTMNQNNLFSDYGCSSGTSTESSLNSLDTWSSTQSPFRHGMAVRQPQHNSADFLNLVAKRDTLEDMMEDFKRNGFDSPYNPEEDKMSRQSGELLGMGPSSVYLRQKSWPEPEATPAVRLPRPKSEWITPTSLDYFTPAKKFCDDFGITTTPMSQLGKISAEQVRVLNSLPNAVLYGLLRDLEQDRNEARAKNMRGSEAQECRFCKNNGERESYYRSHVLKDINGRVSCPVLRKFVCKRCGARGDRAHTIKYCPLSTDEERFKSSAMMRSVRLASGRRRADALAHEPDYFMFGDTTPSVLRDLGHCAPLDPLWADLEQKLTF